One window of Oncorhynchus masou masou isolate Uvic2021 chromosome 28, UVic_Omas_1.1, whole genome shotgun sequence genomic DNA carries:
- the si:dkey-96n2.3 gene encoding uracil nucleotide/cysteinyl leukotriene receptor, translating into MMNYTEEARHGFYTKGSHHENILFASFYILVFVVAVPGNTLALWVFCRQADTSPSKLFLKHLAIADVSYVLILPMRMVYHFSDSHWPFGEVPCRLVGFLFYLNMYCSLYFMTCISLDRLIALVLPLRSRSMRKASYARVVVVILWVTVTVTMAPLLFSKKQTMIQVDNTTVVMCNQLYLEKTSPNALVSTMVAFSIPLVTIVVSYILILLKLKGIEQQEGSSIRDKAIRMILLIMVNFLVAFVPYHLNRFIYIERHTHSDMETASIEALALANRVTSALTCLSGALDPIMYFFLARTYQSILLQLFCRDRRADQPTTT; encoded by the coding sequence ATGATGAACTACACTGAGGAAGCGAGACATGGCTTTTACACCAAAGGTTCCCACCATGAGAACATCCTGTTTGCGAGCTTTTAcatcctggtctttgtggtcgcCGTGCCTGGCAACACCTTGGCATTGTGGGTGTTCTGTCGTCAGGCTGACACCTCACCCTCCAAGCTCTTTCTAAAGCACCTGGCCATAGCAGATGTCTCCTACGTGCTGATCTTGCCCATGCGGATGGTCTACCACTTCTCAGACAGCCACTGGCCCTTTGGAGAGGTCCCCTGCCGCCTGGTGGGGTTTCTCTTCTACCTCAACATGTACTGCAGTCTTTACTTCATGACCTGCATCAGCCTGGACCGCCTCATTGCCCTGGTCCTACCGCTCAGGTCACGGTCAATGAGGAAGGCTTCATATGCCAGAGTGGTAGTGGTAATCCTGTGGGTCACAGTGACCGTGACTATGGCTCCCTTGCTATTCTCCAAAAAACAAACCATGATTCAGGTTGACAACACAACCGTGGTCATGTGTAACCAGCTGTACTTGGAAAAGACGTCTCCCAATGCACTGGTGTCAACCATGGTGGCGTTTAGTATTCCTCTGGTCACTATAGTGGTATCCTATATATTAATCCTGTTGAAACTGAAGGGCATCGAGCAACAGGAGGGAAGCTCGATCAGAGACAAGGCCATCAGGATGATCCTTCTCATCATGGTGAACTTCCTGGTTGCTTTTGTGCCCTATCACTTGAACCGTTTCATCTACATTGAGAGACACACTCATAGCGACATGGAAACTGCGTCCATTGAGGCTCTGGCACTAGCCAACCGAGTCACTTCCGCACTAACCTGTTTGAGTGGAGCTTTGGATCCTATTATGTACTTTTTTTTGGCAAGGACTTATCAAAGTATACTGCTGCAGCTGTTCTGTAGAGACAGGAGGGCGGACCAGCCAACCACaacctga
- the nphp3 gene encoding nephrocystin-3 isoform X1 — MGTASSLVSPGELIEDAYGGEGGEACEIPVEVKPKARLLRSSFRRGPRVIGASFKSTGSVDLEYTAEYERLRKEYEIFRVSKNNEITSMQKKEAKLDEENKRLRAELQALQKTYQKILREKESALEAKYQAMERAATFEHDRDKVKRQFKIFRETKEKEIQDLLRAKRDLEAKLQQLQAQGIMVYDPDDSDDDDNHTTVTAAGTPCDYWGGGVLGSEPSMGSMMQLQQTFRGPEFAHSLCDVEGPFANVSRDDWDAAVASLLQVSPHVSQALWSNTVRCYLISTQETQAELDIFTQSYSPRLRSLCEGLGHFYLNIYFPEESAASYALERRQEMERSSVCVLLLKSSITSCVLEDAEEAFVKNPDGHPLVLYLRTVEAHPLSGPTRQLLERVNAADKAAKVKVVDHGGSPEEGASMIYTQLEKVIKQELLGLEGSDVDGKDSGIDEGREEDSGDVLWDLHDEQEQIEAYQQACSAAAQLGFQKYIDRLNDMVAAPPPTPPLLVSGGPGSGKSLLLSKWIELQQKHSPNTLFLYHFVGRPLSTSSEPVLIIKRLTVKLLQHFWSISGLSMDPSKILEEFPRWLERLSSRHQGNIIIIIDSIDQIQQAERHMKWLIDPLPVNVRVVVSVNVETCPQAWRLWPTLHLDPLNPREVKSVINTECLAADVKLTKDQDKKLERHCRSASTCNALYVTLLAKMITNCRCVWSLERTLEQCLLCQDTMSLYRLGLKVALDSLSTDGERHVMREMLCLVCASHNGVSESEVLAVFPDLGLPVLSSLLYTLQRLCIVGLGCGLIRFQHLQAAEAVRLEFMDGGTCSPAYREKLIHYFSQQLSQDRVTWRVADELPWLLQQQEDRAKLQLSLLNLFVSQNLYKRGHFSELLAYWQYVGKDKSSMATEYFDSLKHYEKSCASEDSMIRLGNLYETLGRFLKDLGLLSQAVAPLQRSLEIRETALDPDHPSVALSLHQLAGVYVQWRKYGNAEQFYKQALEISENAYGSDHACVARELDSLAMLYQKQNKYEQAEKLRKRSVRIRQKTARQKGHMYGFTLLRRRALQLEELTLGKDTADCAKTFNELGVLYYLQNNLEAAKVFLTRSLEMRQRVLGPDHPDCAQSLNNLAALHTERREYETAEDMYERALDIRKRALSPDHPSLAYTLKHLAMLYKRRGKLEKAVPLYELALDIREKSFGPKHPSVATALVNLAVLYCHLKKHSEALPLYEQALRVYEDSLGRSHPRVGETLKNLAVLSYEEGDFEKAAELYKRAMEIKEAEPSLLCGKAPSRHSSSGDTFSLRGPAPLPHAPR, encoded by the exons atgggtacagcctcctccctGGTGAGCCCTGGGGAGTTGATAGAGGATGCGTATGGGGGCGAGGGTGGGGAGGCCTGTGAGATACCTGTGGAGGTCAAACCTAAAGCCCGCCTCCTGCGGAGCTCCTTTCGCCGAGGGCCCAGGGTGATTGGAGCCAGCTTCAAATCCACAGGCTCTGTGGACCTGGAGTACACCGCCGAATACGAACGGCTCCGTAAGGAGTATGAGATTTTCCGGGTTAGCAAGAACAATGAGATCACCTCCATGCAGAAGAAGGAGGCCAAGCTGGACGAGGAGAACAAGAGGCTGAGAGCTGAGCTGCAG GCTCTGCAGAAGACCTATCAAAAGAtcctgagagagaaggagagtgccCTAGAGGCTAAGTACCAAGCCATGGAGAGAGCTGCCACCTTTGAGCACGACAGGGACAAAGTCAAACGGCAGTTTAAG ATCTTCCGGGAGACCAAAGAGAAGGAGATCCAGGACCTGCTGCGAGCCAAGAGGGACTTGGAGGCCAAGCTACAGCAGCTGCAAGCTCAGGGCATCATGGTGTACGACCCGGACGACTCGGATGACGATGACAACCACACCACTGTCACAG CTGCAGGGACTCCGTGTGATTACTGGGGTGGTGGAGTGCTGGGCAGTGAGCCCTCTATGGGCAGCATGATGCAACTGCAGCAGACCTTCAGAGGACCAGAGTTTGCCCACAGCTTGTGCGATGTGGAGGGCCCGTTTGCCAATGTCAGCAGAG ATGACTGGGACGCTGCTGTGGCCAGTCTGCTGCAGGTGTCTCCTCACGTGTCCCAGGCGTTGTGGAGCAACACGGTGCGCTGCTACCTGATCTCGACCCAGGAGACACAGGCTGAGCTGGACATCTTCACCCAG AGCTACTCTCCTAGGCTGCGGAGTCTGTGTGAGGGGCTGGGACATTTCTACCTGAACATCTATTTCCCTGAGGAGAGTGCAGCCTCCTATGCCCTGGAACGCAGACAGGAGATGGAGcggagctctgtgtgtgtgctccttCTTAAATCCTCCATCACTAG TTGTGTGTTGGAGGATGCGGAGGAGGCCTTTGTGAAGAACCCAGACGGTCATCCCCTGGTACTCTACCTCAGGACGGTGGAGGCCCACCCTCTCAGCGGCCCCACCAGGCAACTGCTGGAGCGGGTCAACGCCGCAGACAAGGCAGCCAAAGTCAAG GTAGTGGACCATGGTGGCTCCCCAGAGGAAGGAGCATCGATGATCTATACTCAGCTGGAGAAAGTGatcaaacag GAACTGCTGGGTTTGGAGGGCAGCGATGTGGACGGTAAGGATTCGGGGATAGACGAGGGGCGCGAGGAGGATTCGGGGGACGTGCTGTGGGACCTGCATGATGAGCAGGAGCAGATCGAGGCCTATCAGCAAGCCTGCAGCGCCGCAGCTCAACTGGGCTTCCAGAAg TACATAGATCGTCTGAATGACATGGTGGCAgcccctcctcccacccctccacTGCTGGTATCAGGGGGACCCGGCTCTGGGAAGTCTCTCCTGCTGTCCAAATG GATTGAGCTGCAGCAGAAACACTCCCCCAACACGTTGTTCCTGTACCATTTTGTGGGGCGACCTCTTTCCACCAGCTCTGAGCCTGTACTCATTATTAAACGCCTCACTGTGAAGCTGCTGCAGCATTTCTGGTCAATCTCTGGGTTATCCATGGACCCCTCCAAGATCCTCGAGGAGTTCCCTCGCTGGCTAGAGAGACTGTCTTCCAGACACCAAggcaacatcatcatcatcatcgacTCTATTGACCAGATACAG CAAGCAGAGAGGCACATGAAGTGGCTGATTGACCCCCTGCCGGTCAACGTCAGAGTGGTGGTGTCTGTCAATGTGGAGACTTGTCCCCAGGCTTGGAG ACTGTGGCCCACCCTCCACCTGGACCCCCTGAACCCCAGAGAGGTGAAGAGTGTCatcaacacagagtgcctggcAGCTGACGTCAAACTCACTAAAGACCAG GATAAGAAACTGGAGAGACACTGTCGCTCTGCATCCACATGTAACGCCCTGTATGTCACCCTGCTAGCCAAGATGATCACCAA CTGTAGGTGTGTCTGGTCGTTGGAGAGGACTCTCGAGCAGTGTCTGCTGTGTCAGGACACCATGTCTCTGTACAGATTGGGCCTCAAGGTGGCGTTAGATTCTCTCAGCACAGACGGGGAGAGACACGTCATGAGAGAG ATGCTGTGTCTGGTGTGTGCCAGTCACAACGGTGTGAGTGAGTCAGAGGTGCTGGCGGTGTTTCCAGACctgggcctgcctgtcctctcctccctcctctacacccTACAGAGACTCTGTATTGTAGGCCTGGGCTGTGGACTCATCAGGTTCCAGCACCTACAG GCTGCGGAGGCCGTCCGGCTGGAGTTTATGGATGGAGGGACCTGCTCTCCTGCCTACAGAGAGAAGCTCATCCACTACTTCAGCCAGCAACTCAG tcaggACAGGGTGACGTGGCGGGTGGCAGACGAGCTGCCCTGGCTACTCCAGCAGCAGGAGGACAGGGCCAAGCTGCAGCTCAGCCTCCTTAACCTCTTTGTCTCCCAGAACCTCTACAAGAG GGGCCATTTCTCTGAGCTGCTGGCCTACTGGCAGTATGTGGGCAAAGACAAGAGCTCCATGGCCACTGAGTACTTTGACTCTCTGAAGCACTATGAGAAGAGCTGTGCGAGTGAGGACAGCATGATCAGGCTTGGCAACCTGTATGAGACACTGGGTCGCTTCCTCAAAGACTTGGGCCTGCTCAGTCAG GCGGTAGCTCCCTTACAGAGGTCACTGGAGATCCGGGAGACGGCCCTAGACCCGGACCACCCCAGTGTTGCCCTGTCCCTACACCAGCTGGCCGGGGTTTATGTCCAGTGGAGGAAGTATGGCAATGCCGAGCAGTTCTACAAGCAGGCCCTGGAGATCAGTGAGAATGCCTACGGCTCAGACCACGCCTGTGTGGCACGCGAACTGGACTCCctggccatgctctaccagaAGCAGAacaa GTATGAGCAAGCCGAAAAATTGAGGAAGAGGTCTGTGAGGATTCGCCAAAAGACTGCCCGCCAGAAAGGCCATATG TATGGCTTCACTCTGCTGCGTCGGCGGGCCCTTCAGTTAGAGGAGCTGACTCTGGGTAAAGACACAGCAGATTGTGCCAAGACCTTCAACGAGCTGGGAGTCCTCTACTACCTCCAGAACAACCTGGA ggCTGCCAAAGTGTTCCTGACACGTTCTCTGGAGATGCGTCAGCGTGTGTTGGGGCCGGACCACCCTGACTGTGCCCAGTCCCTCAACAACTTGGCGGCcctacacactgagaggagagagtacGAGACCGCTGAGGACATGTACGAAAGAGCCCTGGACATCCGGAAGAGAGCCCTGTCCCCTGACCACCCCTCCCTGGCCTACACCCTGAAACACCTGGCAATGCTCTACAAACGCAGG GGGAAGCTGGAGAAGGCTGTTCCTCTGTATGAGCTGGCTCTGGACATCAGGGAGAAGAGTTTTGGACCGAAACACCCCAGTGTGGCCACAGCGTTGGTTAACCTGGCTGTACTCTACTGCCACCTG AAGAAGCACAGTGAAGCGCTGCCCCTGTATGAACAGGCTCTCAGAGTGTATGAGGATAGTCTGGGACGCTCACACCCACGTGTCGGAGAGACGCTGAAGAACCTAGCTGTACTCAG CTATGAGGAGGGGGACTTTGAGAAAGCAGCAGAGCTCTACAAGCGAGCCATGGAGATCAAAGAGGCGGAGCCGTCTCTGTTGTGTGGGAAGGCCCCGTCTCGGCACTCGTCCAGTGGGGACACGTTTAGCCTACGAGGGCCCGCCCCTCTCCCACATGCCCCCAGgtga
- the LOC135517498 gene encoding ubiquitin-like modifier-activating enzyme 5 isoform X1: MTSVEELKLRVRELENELIKCKQKRCTAMCAEEPADNNHPHHRPRIDKMSAEVVDSNPYSRLMALKRMGIVEDYEKIRTFTVAVVGVGGVGSVTAEMLTRCGIGKLILFDYDKVELANMNRLFFQPHQAGLSKVEAAEHTLRTINPDVQFETHNYNITTMDNFAHFMDRISHGALQDGKAVDLVLSCVDNFEARMAINTACNELSQIWMESGVSENAVSGHIQLIIPGETACFACAPPLVVAANIDEKTLKREGVCAASLPTTMGVVAGILVQNVLKYLLKFGTVSHYLGYNAMQDFFPTMAMKANPTCDDRHCRKQQDVYKKKEAERPKKVVEQAVEEEVVHEENNWGIELVSEQTDQELQAASGPVPDLPEGITVAYTIPDKETGTSEGETVEETEQSLEELMAQMRTM; encoded by the exons ATGACCTCAGTCGAAGAACTGAAGCTACGAGTGAGAGAGCTGGAGAATGAGTTGATCAAGTGTAAGCAAAAGCGATGTACGGCGATGTGTGCGGAGGAACCTGCTGACAACAACCATCCTCATCACAGACCAAGGATCGACAAAATGAGTGCTGAAGTAGTGGACTCAAACC CTTACAGTCGTCTGATGGCTTTGAAGCGAATGGGCATTGTTGAAGATTATGAG AAAATCCGGACGTTCACTGTAGCTGTGGTGGGTGTTGGAGGAGTTGGAAGCGTGACTGCAGAAATGCTCACAAGATGTGGCATTGGTAAG CTCATCCTGTTTGACTATGACAAAGTGGAGCTGGCCAATATGAACAGGCTTTTCTTCCAGCCTCACCAGGCTGGCCTCAGCAAAGTAGAAGCAGCGGAACACACACTCAG GACTATCAACCCAGATGTGCAGTTTGAGACCCACAACTATAACATCACCACCATGGACAATTTTGCACATTTCATGGATCGCATAAG TCATGGAGCGCTTCAAGATGGAAAGGCTGTGGATCTGGTCCTGAGCTGTGTGGACAACTTTGAGGCCCGGATGGCCATCAACACA GCGTGTAACGAGCTGAGTCAGATCTGGATGGAGTCGGGTGTTAGTGAGAACGCCGTGTCTGGACATATCCAGCTCATCATCCCTGGGGAGACGGCCTGCTTCGCA TGTGCTCCTCCCCTGGTGGTGGCGGCCAACATCGACGAGAAGACCCTGAAGAGGGAGGGGGTGTGCGCTGCCAGCCTACCCACCACCATGGGCGTGGTGGCAGGGATCCTGGTCCAAAACGTCCTCAA GTACCTGTTGAAGTTTGGCACAGTCAGTCACTACCTGGGCTACAACGCTATGCAGGACTTCTTCCCCACTATGGCCATGAAGGCCAACCCCACATGCGATGACCGCCACTGCAGGAAACAGCAGGACGTCTATAAG AAAAAAGAGGCAGAGCGGCCAAAAAAGGTTGTAGAGCAggcggtggaggaggaggtggttcaCGAGGAGAACAACTGGG GTATTGAGCTTGTGTCGGAGCAGACGGACCAGGAACTCCAGGCCGCCTCCGGCCCAGTCCCTGACCTCCCAGAGGGCATCACTGTGGCCTACACCATCCCTGACAAG GAGACGGGGACATCAGAAGGGGAGACGGTGGAGGAAACGGAACAGAGTCTAGAGGAGCTGATGGCTCAGATGAGGACGATGTAA
- the nphp3 gene encoding nephrocystin-3 isoform X2 translates to MGTASSLVSPGELIEDAYGGEGGEACEIPVEVKPKARLLRSSFRRGPRVIGASFKSTGSVDLEYTAEYERLRKEYEIFRVSKNNEITSMQKKEAKLDEENKRLRAELQALQKTYQKILREKESALEAKYQAMERAATFEHDRDKVKRQFKIFRETKEKEIQDLLRAKRDLEAKLQQLQAQGIMVYDPDDSDDDDNHTTVTAAGTPCDYWGGGVLGSEPSMGSMMQLQQTFRGPEFAHSLCDVEGPFANVSRDDWDAAVASLLQVSPHVSQALWSNTVRCYLISTQETQAELDIFTQSYSPRLRSLCEGLGHFYLNIYFPEESAASYALERRQEMERSSVCVLLLKSSITSCVLEDAEEAFVKNPDGHPLVLYLRTVEAHPLSGPTRQLLERVNAADKAAKVKVVDHGGSPEEGASMIYTQLEKVIKQELLGLEGSDVDGKDSGIDEGREEDSGDVLWDLHDEQEQIEAYQQACSAAAQLGFQKYIDRLNDMVAAPPPTPPLLVSGGPGSGKSLLLSKWIELQQKHSPNTLFLYHFVGRPLSTSSEPVLIIKRLTVKLLQHFWSISGLSMDPSKILEEFPRWLERLSSRHQGNIIIIIDSIDQIQQAERHMKWLIDPLPVNVRVVVSVNVETCPQAWRLWPTLHLDPLNPREVKSVINTECLAADVKLTKDQDKKLERHCRSASTCNALYVTLLAKMITNCRCVWSLERTLEQCLLCQDTMSLYRLGLKVALDSLSTDGERHVMREMLCLVCASHNGVSESEVLAVFPDLGLPVLSSLLYTLQRLCIVGLGCGLIRFQHLQAAEAVRLEFMDGGTCSPAYREKLIHYFSQQLSQDRVTWRVADELPWLLQQQEDRAKLQLSLLNLFVSQNLYKRGHFSELLAYWQYVGKDKSSMATEYFDSLKHYEKSCASEDSMIRLGNLYETLGRFLKDLGLLSQAVAPLQRSLEIRETALDPDHPSVALSLHQLAGVYVQWRKYGNAEQFYKQALEISENAYGSDHACVARELDSLAMLYQKQNKYEQAEKLRKRSVRIRQKTARQKGHMYGFTLLRRRALQLEELTLGKDTADCAKTFNELGVLYYLQNNLEAAKVFLTRSLEMRQRVLGPDHPDCAQSLNNLAALHTERREYETAEDMYERALDIRKRALSPDHPSLAYTLKHLAMLYKRRGKLEKAVPLYELALDIREKSFGPKHPSVATALVNLAVLYCHLKHSEALPLYEQALRVYEDSLGRSHPRVGETLKNLAVLSYEEGDFEKAAELYKRAMEIKEAEPSLLCGKAPSRHSSSGDTFSLRGPAPLPHAPR, encoded by the exons atgggtacagcctcctccctGGTGAGCCCTGGGGAGTTGATAGAGGATGCGTATGGGGGCGAGGGTGGGGAGGCCTGTGAGATACCTGTGGAGGTCAAACCTAAAGCCCGCCTCCTGCGGAGCTCCTTTCGCCGAGGGCCCAGGGTGATTGGAGCCAGCTTCAAATCCACAGGCTCTGTGGACCTGGAGTACACCGCCGAATACGAACGGCTCCGTAAGGAGTATGAGATTTTCCGGGTTAGCAAGAACAATGAGATCACCTCCATGCAGAAGAAGGAGGCCAAGCTGGACGAGGAGAACAAGAGGCTGAGAGCTGAGCTGCAG GCTCTGCAGAAGACCTATCAAAAGAtcctgagagagaaggagagtgccCTAGAGGCTAAGTACCAAGCCATGGAGAGAGCTGCCACCTTTGAGCACGACAGGGACAAAGTCAAACGGCAGTTTAAG ATCTTCCGGGAGACCAAAGAGAAGGAGATCCAGGACCTGCTGCGAGCCAAGAGGGACTTGGAGGCCAAGCTACAGCAGCTGCAAGCTCAGGGCATCATGGTGTACGACCCGGACGACTCGGATGACGATGACAACCACACCACTGTCACAG CTGCAGGGACTCCGTGTGATTACTGGGGTGGTGGAGTGCTGGGCAGTGAGCCCTCTATGGGCAGCATGATGCAACTGCAGCAGACCTTCAGAGGACCAGAGTTTGCCCACAGCTTGTGCGATGTGGAGGGCCCGTTTGCCAATGTCAGCAGAG ATGACTGGGACGCTGCTGTGGCCAGTCTGCTGCAGGTGTCTCCTCACGTGTCCCAGGCGTTGTGGAGCAACACGGTGCGCTGCTACCTGATCTCGACCCAGGAGACACAGGCTGAGCTGGACATCTTCACCCAG AGCTACTCTCCTAGGCTGCGGAGTCTGTGTGAGGGGCTGGGACATTTCTACCTGAACATCTATTTCCCTGAGGAGAGTGCAGCCTCCTATGCCCTGGAACGCAGACAGGAGATGGAGcggagctctgtgtgtgtgctccttCTTAAATCCTCCATCACTAG TTGTGTGTTGGAGGATGCGGAGGAGGCCTTTGTGAAGAACCCAGACGGTCATCCCCTGGTACTCTACCTCAGGACGGTGGAGGCCCACCCTCTCAGCGGCCCCACCAGGCAACTGCTGGAGCGGGTCAACGCCGCAGACAAGGCAGCCAAAGTCAAG GTAGTGGACCATGGTGGCTCCCCAGAGGAAGGAGCATCGATGATCTATACTCAGCTGGAGAAAGTGatcaaacag GAACTGCTGGGTTTGGAGGGCAGCGATGTGGACGGTAAGGATTCGGGGATAGACGAGGGGCGCGAGGAGGATTCGGGGGACGTGCTGTGGGACCTGCATGATGAGCAGGAGCAGATCGAGGCCTATCAGCAAGCCTGCAGCGCCGCAGCTCAACTGGGCTTCCAGAAg TACATAGATCGTCTGAATGACATGGTGGCAgcccctcctcccacccctccacTGCTGGTATCAGGGGGACCCGGCTCTGGGAAGTCTCTCCTGCTGTCCAAATG GATTGAGCTGCAGCAGAAACACTCCCCCAACACGTTGTTCCTGTACCATTTTGTGGGGCGACCTCTTTCCACCAGCTCTGAGCCTGTACTCATTATTAAACGCCTCACTGTGAAGCTGCTGCAGCATTTCTGGTCAATCTCTGGGTTATCCATGGACCCCTCCAAGATCCTCGAGGAGTTCCCTCGCTGGCTAGAGAGACTGTCTTCCAGACACCAAggcaacatcatcatcatcatcgacTCTATTGACCAGATACAG CAAGCAGAGAGGCACATGAAGTGGCTGATTGACCCCCTGCCGGTCAACGTCAGAGTGGTGGTGTCTGTCAATGTGGAGACTTGTCCCCAGGCTTGGAG ACTGTGGCCCACCCTCCACCTGGACCCCCTGAACCCCAGAGAGGTGAAGAGTGTCatcaacacagagtgcctggcAGCTGACGTCAAACTCACTAAAGACCAG GATAAGAAACTGGAGAGACACTGTCGCTCTGCATCCACATGTAACGCCCTGTATGTCACCCTGCTAGCCAAGATGATCACCAA CTGTAGGTGTGTCTGGTCGTTGGAGAGGACTCTCGAGCAGTGTCTGCTGTGTCAGGACACCATGTCTCTGTACAGATTGGGCCTCAAGGTGGCGTTAGATTCTCTCAGCACAGACGGGGAGAGACACGTCATGAGAGAG ATGCTGTGTCTGGTGTGTGCCAGTCACAACGGTGTGAGTGAGTCAGAGGTGCTGGCGGTGTTTCCAGACctgggcctgcctgtcctctcctccctcctctacacccTACAGAGACTCTGTATTGTAGGCCTGGGCTGTGGACTCATCAGGTTCCAGCACCTACAG GCTGCGGAGGCCGTCCGGCTGGAGTTTATGGATGGAGGGACCTGCTCTCCTGCCTACAGAGAGAAGCTCATCCACTACTTCAGCCAGCAACTCAG tcaggACAGGGTGACGTGGCGGGTGGCAGACGAGCTGCCCTGGCTACTCCAGCAGCAGGAGGACAGGGCCAAGCTGCAGCTCAGCCTCCTTAACCTCTTTGTCTCCCAGAACCTCTACAAGAG GGGCCATTTCTCTGAGCTGCTGGCCTACTGGCAGTATGTGGGCAAAGACAAGAGCTCCATGGCCACTGAGTACTTTGACTCTCTGAAGCACTATGAGAAGAGCTGTGCGAGTGAGGACAGCATGATCAGGCTTGGCAACCTGTATGAGACACTGGGTCGCTTCCTCAAAGACTTGGGCCTGCTCAGTCAG GCGGTAGCTCCCTTACAGAGGTCACTGGAGATCCGGGAGACGGCCCTAGACCCGGACCACCCCAGTGTTGCCCTGTCCCTACACCAGCTGGCCGGGGTTTATGTCCAGTGGAGGAAGTATGGCAATGCCGAGCAGTTCTACAAGCAGGCCCTGGAGATCAGTGAGAATGCCTACGGCTCAGACCACGCCTGTGTGGCACGCGAACTGGACTCCctggccatgctctaccagaAGCAGAacaa GTATGAGCAAGCCGAAAAATTGAGGAAGAGGTCTGTGAGGATTCGCCAAAAGACTGCCCGCCAGAAAGGCCATATG TATGGCTTCACTCTGCTGCGTCGGCGGGCCCTTCAGTTAGAGGAGCTGACTCTGGGTAAAGACACAGCAGATTGTGCCAAGACCTTCAACGAGCTGGGAGTCCTCTACTACCTCCAGAACAACCTGGA ggCTGCCAAAGTGTTCCTGACACGTTCTCTGGAGATGCGTCAGCGTGTGTTGGGGCCGGACCACCCTGACTGTGCCCAGTCCCTCAACAACTTGGCGGCcctacacactgagaggagagagtacGAGACCGCTGAGGACATGTACGAAAGAGCCCTGGACATCCGGAAGAGAGCCCTGTCCCCTGACCACCCCTCCCTGGCCTACACCCTGAAACACCTGGCAATGCTCTACAAACGCAGG GGGAAGCTGGAGAAGGCTGTTCCTCTGTATGAGCTGGCTCTGGACATCAGGGAGAAGAGTTTTGGACCGAAACACCCCAGTGTGGCCACAGCGTTGGTTAACCTGGCTGTACTCTACTGCCACCTG AAGCACAGTGAAGCGCTGCCCCTGTATGAACAGGCTCTCAGAGTGTATGAGGATAGTCTGGGACGCTCACACCCACGTGTCGGAGAGACGCTGAAGAACCTAGCTGTACTCAG CTATGAGGAGGGGGACTTTGAGAAAGCAGCAGAGCTCTACAAGCGAGCCATGGAGATCAAAGAGGCGGAGCCGTCTCTGTTGTGTGGGAAGGCCCCGTCTCGGCACTCGTCCAGTGGGGACACGTTTAGCCTACGAGGGCCCGCCCCTCTCCCACATGCCCCCAGgtga
- the LOC135517498 gene encoding ubiquitin-like modifier-activating enzyme 5 isoform X2 produces MNRLFFQPHQAGLSKVEAAEHTLRTINPDVQFETHNYNITTMDNFAHFMDRISHGALQDGKAVDLVLSCVDNFEARMAINTACNELSQIWMESGVSENAVSGHIQLIIPGETACFACAPPLVVAANIDEKTLKREGVCAASLPTTMGVVAGILVQNVLKYLLKFGTVSHYLGYNAMQDFFPTMAMKANPTCDDRHCRKQQDVYKKKEAERPKKVVEQAVEEEVVHEENNWGIELVSEQTDQELQAASGPVPDLPEGITVAYTIPDKETGTSEGETVEETEQSLEELMAQMRTM; encoded by the exons ATGAACAGGCTTTTCTTCCAGCCTCACCAGGCTGGCCTCAGCAAAGTAGAAGCAGCGGAACACACACTCAG GACTATCAACCCAGATGTGCAGTTTGAGACCCACAACTATAACATCACCACCATGGACAATTTTGCACATTTCATGGATCGCATAAG TCATGGAGCGCTTCAAGATGGAAAGGCTGTGGATCTGGTCCTGAGCTGTGTGGACAACTTTGAGGCCCGGATGGCCATCAACACA GCGTGTAACGAGCTGAGTCAGATCTGGATGGAGTCGGGTGTTAGTGAGAACGCCGTGTCTGGACATATCCAGCTCATCATCCCTGGGGAGACGGCCTGCTTCGCA TGTGCTCCTCCCCTGGTGGTGGCGGCCAACATCGACGAGAAGACCCTGAAGAGGGAGGGGGTGTGCGCTGCCAGCCTACCCACCACCATGGGCGTGGTGGCAGGGATCCTGGTCCAAAACGTCCTCAA GTACCTGTTGAAGTTTGGCACAGTCAGTCACTACCTGGGCTACAACGCTATGCAGGACTTCTTCCCCACTATGGCCATGAAGGCCAACCCCACATGCGATGACCGCCACTGCAGGAAACAGCAGGACGTCTATAAG AAAAAAGAGGCAGAGCGGCCAAAAAAGGTTGTAGAGCAggcggtggaggaggaggtggttcaCGAGGAGAACAACTGGG GTATTGAGCTTGTGTCGGAGCAGACGGACCAGGAACTCCAGGCCGCCTCCGGCCCAGTCCCTGACCTCCCAGAGGGCATCACTGTGGCCTACACCATCCCTGACAAG GAGACGGGGACATCAGAAGGGGAGACGGTGGAGGAAACGGAACAGAGTCTAGAGGAGCTGATGGCTCAGATGAGGACGATGTAA